The following coding sequences are from one Eucalyptus grandis isolate ANBG69807.140 chromosome 11, ASM1654582v1, whole genome shotgun sequence window:
- the LOC104425557 gene encoding uncharacterized protein LOC104425557, giving the protein MPRQIVLRPPSVSRREPLLRASKSTSSSASASSGSSAGGRGSVRFAEVAGGTAAECAVVCCCCPCGIVNLILLAVYKVPAGLCRRAWRKTRRKRLIKKGLLSPKGRRLTCGCEEKELQIHPFAANEAAPEMKTPAAAAADAEVDKQVAKLEKEMWERFYSTGFWRSPSQREPASAQCY; this is encoded by the coding sequence ATGCCGCGCCAGATCGTGCTGCGGCCGCCGTCCGTGAGCCGCCGGGAGCCGCTGCTGAGGGCGAGCAAGTcgacctcctcctccgcctccgcctcctcggGCTCCTCCGCCGGCGGCCGGGGGAGCGTCCGGTTCGCGGAGGTGGCCGGGGGGACGGCGGCGGAGTGCGCGGTGGTGTGCTGCTGCTGCCCCTGCGGGATCGTGAACCTGATACTGCTGGCGGTGTACAAGGTGCCCGCCGGGCTGTGCCGCCGCGCGTGGAGGAAGACCCGGCGGAAGAGGCTGATCAAGAAGGGCCTGCTGTCGCCCAAGGGTCGGAGGCTGACGTGCGGGTGCGAGGAGAAGGAGCTCCAGATCCACCCCTTCGCGGCGAACGAGGCGGCGCCGGAGATGAAGACCCCcgcggcggccgcggcggacGCGGAGGTGGACAAGCAGGTGGCCAAGCTTGAGAAGGAGATGTGGGAGAGGTTCTACAGCACCGGCTTCTGGAGGAGCCCTTCTCAGCGAGAGCCCGCGTCGGCTCAGTGCTACTGA
- the LOC104425558 gene encoding E3 ubiquitin-protein ligase RHF2A, whose protein sequence is MEVLDEEAKRAGDLMTSAAAFVEGGIQEANDDACSICLEEFCDSDPSTVTCCKHEFHLQCILEWCQRSSQCPMCWQPISLKDPSSQELLDAVERERNIRLAPRNPTIFHHPALGDFELQHLPVGANDAELEERIIQHLAAAAAMGRAHHLSRREGHRGRPSGHGRPHFLVFSAHPNGAHSGHVSGSVVQVEGESQPAAVSVARTSVPIESTGDDSPRQILIQTDQVSSSASGSPVTPTNRQGISLYSRSSAGHPPSPTQDRAGPSEFQTISESLKSKWNAVSMRYKESLNKSTKGWRERLFPRHTSVADHNTEVRREVVAGINNVPHMMGNLEIRDNSVGNITESSNQSANCSADEAAIQSSAENREENPSNEVSSSAASAASSVSI, encoded by the exons ATGGAG GTTCTGGACGAGGAGGCAAAGAGAGCTGGAGATCTTATGACATCAGCAGCAGCTTTTGTGGAAGGAGGAATACAAGAGGCCAATGACGATGCTTGCAGCATATGCCTGGAGGAGTTTTGCGACAGTGATCCTTCAACG GTCACTTGTTGCAAGCATGAGTTTCACCTTCAGTGCATTCTTGAATG GTGTCAGAGAAGCTCTCAGTGTCCCATGTGCTGGCAGCCAATCAGCCTGAAGGATCCTTCCAG TCAGGAACTGCTGGATGCAGTGGAGCGAGAAAGGAACATTAGGCTCGCTCCAAGAAATCCAACAATATTTCATCATCCAGCCCTCGGTGATTTTGAGCTGCAGCAT TTACCTGTTGGTGCAAATGATGCCGAACTTGAAGAGCGCATAATCCAACACTTGGCAGCAGCTGCTGCAATGGGAAGGGCTCATCACCTCAGCAGACGGGAAGGCCATAGGGGACGACCGTCTGGTCATGGCCGTCCTCATTTCTTGGTCTTCTCAGCTCATCCTAACGGTGCTCATTCTGGTCATGTCTCTGGTTCAGTGGTACAGGTAGAAGGGGAAAGTCAACCAGCGGCAGTATCTGTTGCTCGTACATCAGTACCCATCGAATCCACTGGTGATGATTCACCTCGTCAGATTTTGATTCAAACTGATCAAGTTTCTTCTTCTGCCTCCGGGTCTCCTGTTACTCCCACAAATAGACAAGGGATATCCCTTTACAGTCG GAGCTCTGCTGGTCACCCTCCTTCTCCAACTCAGGATAGGGCAGGCccatcagaatttcaaactaTTTCAGAATCTCTAAAATCTAAATGGAATGCCGTCTCAATGAG GTATAAAGAGTCCCTTAACAAAAGCACCAAAGGTTGGAGGGAGCGGCTTTTTCCCCGTCACACTTCTGTGGCTGATCATAATACTGAAGTTAGAAGGGAAGTGGTTGCAGGAATTAACAATGTGCCTCACATGATGGGAAACCTTGAAATTAGGGACAATAGTGTTGGTAATATTACTGAATCATCAAATCAGTCTGCTAATTGTTCAGCTGATGAGGCTGCCATCCAGAGCAGTGCAGAGAACCGGGAAGAAAATCCATCAAATGAAGTCAGTTCATCTGCTGCCAGTGCTGCCAGTTCTGTGTCCATATGA
- the LOC104425559 gene encoding fra a 1-associated protein produces the protein MGWVWRDDGDGGDPPASGGSAGTGDRCSTRKVVKSRCRTEEVEPGKFIRKCERTEEILRDCVGRPVEVVQSNKEYTEDDVTEQVLRGSFPAGSSDHGVFDLPGLHSDIDAIGRNFFGNLDRFFEAAEEMKKGLFGMFDGPSLHDGDSSWSSLRRGVPIEEPSPRGKSPGANEPDSGLDFSGIAKDV, from the exons ATGGGTTGGGTGTGGagggacgacggcgacggcggcgatccGCCAGCCTCCGGCGGGAGCGCGGGGACCGGCGACCGGTGCTCGACCCGGAAGGTCGTGAAGTCCCGCTGCCGGACGGAGGAGGTCGAGCCCGGCAAATTCATCCGCAAGTGCGAGCGGACCGAGGAAATCCTCCGCGATTGCGTCGGAAG GCCTGTCGAAGTGGTGCAATCTAACAAAGAATATACAGAAGATGATGTGACGGAACAGGTCCTTAGAGGGTCTTTCCCCGCTGGATCTTCAGACCATGGAGTGTTCGACTTACCAGGACTGCATAGCGACATCGATGCAATCGGTCGGAATTTCTTTGGTAACTTAGACCGTTTCTTTGAGGCGGCTGAAGAGATGAAGAAAGGGTTGTTTGGGATGTTTGATGGCCCTTCCTTGCACGATGGAGATTCGTCTTGGTCATCTTTGAGGCGGGGGGTACCGATTGAAGAGCCTTCTCCCAGAGGAAAATCGCCTGGAGCAAATGAGCCAGACTCTGGACTTGACTTTTCTGGAATAGCTAAGGACGTTTAG